A single Opisthocomus hoazin isolate bOpiHoa1 chromosome 1, bOpiHoa1.hap1, whole genome shotgun sequence DNA region contains:
- the KCTD12 gene encoding BTB/POZ domain-containing protein KCTD12 — protein MALADSARGLPNGGGVSPAAGSGGAAAAAAGSGAAAAAGGWSSFPEIVELNVGGQVYVTRRCTVVSVRDSLLWRMFSQQQPGELPRDSKGRFFLDRDGFLFRYILDYLRDLQLVLPEHFPERSRLQREAEYFQLPDLARRLAQARVAAARPAALHRDGSVYADEPPPPPLLGYLEAEPLEGGGGGAAASAPSPTASRSPSGGPLLTPSQSLDGAGGRRSGYITIGYRGSYTIGREAQADAKFRRVARITVCGKTALAKEVFGETLNESRDPDRPPERYTARYYLKFNFLEQAFDRLSEAGFRMAACSSTGTCAFAPEQGGPADDKIWTSYTEYVFCRD, from the coding sequence ATGGCCCTGGCGGACAGCGCCCGCGGGCTGCCCAACGGCGGCGGCGTgtcgccggcggcggggagcggcggggcggcggcggcggcggcggggagcggggcggcggcggcggcgggcggctggtCGTCCTTCCCGGAGATCGTGGAGCTGAACGTGGGCGGGCAGGTGTACGTGACCCGGCGCTGCACCGTGGTCTCGGTGCGCGACTCGCTGCTCTGGCGCATGTTCTCGCAGCAGCAGCCCGGCGAGCTGCCCCGGGACAGCAAGGGCCGCTTCTTCCTCGACCGCGACGGCTTCCTCTTCCGCTACATCCTGGACTACCTGCGGGACCTGCAGCTGGTGCTGCCCGAGCACTTCCCCGAGCGCAGCCGCCTCCAGCGAGAGGCCGAGTACTTCCAGCTGCCCGACCTGGCCCGGCGCCTGGCCCAGGCTCGGgtggccgccgcccgccccgccgccctccacCGGGACGGCTCCGTCTACGCCGACGAGCCGCCTCCGCCGCCTCTCCTCGGCTACCTGGAGGCCGAGCCGCTGgaaggaggcggcgggggggccgcggcctcCGCCCCGTCGCCCACCGCCAGCCGCAGCCCCTCGGGCGGGCCGCTGCTGACGCCCTCGCAGTCGCTggacggggcgggcgggcggcggtcGGGCTACATCACCATCGGCTACCGGGGCTCCTACACCATCGGGCGGGAGGCGCAGGCCGACGCCAAGTTCCGCCGGGTGGCCCGCATCACCGTCTGCGGCAAGACGGCGCTGGCCAAGGAGGTCTTCGGGGAGACGCTGAACGAGAGCCGCGACCCCGACCGCCCTCCCGAGCGCTACACCGCCCGCTACTACCTCAAGTTCAACTTCCTCGAGCAGGCCTTCGACCGGCTCTCCGAGGCCGGCTTCCGCATGGCCGCCTGCTCCTCCACCGGCACCTGCGCCTTCGCCCCCGAGCAGGGCGGTCCTGCCGATGACAAGATCTGGACCAGCTACACCGAGTACGTCTTCTGCCGGGACTGA